The following are encoded together in the Gemmatimonadota bacterium genome:
- a CDS encoding sodium:solute symporter, translated as MHPLNWAVVVAYLLFVIVDGLRRTRGTKGIEGYFLAGRSLPWWAVGLSVMATQLSAVTMIGTTGQGATDGLRFVQFYFGLPLAMVILGVTLVPFLHGAKVYTAYEYLERRFDPKTRTLTSFLFLISRGMSCGTIIAAPAVVFSAIFGWPLPWSVALIGVPTILYTMIGGVKAVAWADVKQMFVITSALVAMVVVLLMRIPVSPDAALRLAGSAGRLTTFDFSFDLSKTYTFWSGVIGGTFLMLSYFGTDQSQVQRYLAARSVGEARTSLLISAYWKIPLQALVLLVGVLVFVFYLFQAPPLFWNPAHEDKVRMAGPQAYEQLQGRYAEAISARTSAARALAASPAGAPATVAAHDAFMQSDSAVVRLRTEALGLAEQATGAPSRDVNYIIPRFVLSELPIGLAGLFIAAIIAAAMGAIAAELNSLSTATVIDFYRRWVKPEATDAHYLSVSKAATGVWGIFACIVATYAATLGSLIEVVNRFGSFFYGSILGVFILAMIKRSNATGAFVGLLAGMASVAAVSFGLPSVSFLWHNLVGAVAVVAVGSLLSMRKT; from the coding sequence ATGCATCCCCTCAATTGGGCGGTCGTCGTCGCGTATCTCCTGTTCGTCATCGTCGACGGCCTCCGCCGGACCCGTGGAACGAAGGGAATCGAAGGGTACTTCCTCGCGGGGCGCTCGCTCCCCTGGTGGGCCGTCGGTCTCTCGGTCATGGCCACGCAGCTCTCGGCCGTCACGATGATCGGGACGACCGGACAGGGGGCCACCGACGGGCTGCGCTTCGTACAGTTCTACTTCGGGCTCCCGCTGGCGATGGTGATCCTCGGCGTGACGCTCGTCCCGTTCCTGCACGGCGCCAAGGTCTACACCGCGTATGAGTACCTCGAGCGGCGCTTCGACCCCAAGACGCGCACGCTCACCTCGTTCCTCTTCCTCATCTCGCGCGGCATGTCGTGCGGGACGATCATCGCCGCCCCCGCGGTCGTCTTCTCGGCGATCTTCGGCTGGCCGCTCCCGTGGTCGGTGGCGCTCATCGGCGTCCCGACGATCCTCTACACGATGATCGGCGGGGTGAAGGCGGTGGCCTGGGCCGACGTGAAGCAGATGTTCGTGATCACCAGCGCCCTCGTGGCGATGGTGGTGGTGCTCCTGATGCGCATCCCGGTCTCGCCCGACGCCGCATTGCGGCTGGCGGGGTCGGCCGGACGCCTCACCACCTTCGACTTCTCCTTCGACCTCTCCAAGACGTACACGTTCTGGTCGGGGGTGATCGGCGGCACCTTCCTGATGCTGTCCTACTTCGGGACCGACCAGAGCCAGGTGCAACGCTACCTCGCCGCCCGTTCGGTGGGCGAAGCGCGCACTTCGCTCCTCATCAGCGCCTACTGGAAGATCCCGCTCCAGGCGCTGGTCCTCCTGGTCGGTGTGCTGGTCTTCGTCTTCTACCTGTTCCAGGCGCCGCCGCTCTTCTGGAACCCGGCGCACGAGGACAAAGTGCGCATGGCCGGCCCGCAGGCCTACGAGCAGCTGCAAGGGCGCTACGCCGAGGCCATCTCGGCGCGCACCTCAGCGGCAAGGGCCCTGGCCGCGAGCCCAGCCGGGGCGCCGGCAACGGTCGCTGCGCACGATGCCTTCATGCAGAGCGACTCCGCGGTCGTGCGCCTGCGCACCGAGGCGCTCGGGCTCGCCGAACAGGCGACCGGAGCCCCGTCGCGCGACGTGAACTACATCATCCCGCGCTTCGTCCTCTCCGAACTCCCGATCGGATTGGCGGGCCTGTTCATCGCCGCCATCATCGCCGCCGCCATGGGGGCGATCGCCGCCGAACTCAACTCGCTCTCGACCGCCACGGTCATCGACTTCTACCGGCGCTGGGTGAAGCCCGAAGCGACCGACGCGCACTACCTGTCGGTCTCCAAGGCCGCGACCGGCGTCTGGGGGATCTTCGCCTGCATCGTCGCCACCTACGCCGCCACGTTAGGCTCGCTGATCGAGGTGGTGAATCGCTTCGGCTCCTTCTTCTACGGCTCGATCCTCGGCGTCTTCATCCTCGCGATGATCAAGCGCTCGAACGCGACCGGCGCCTTCGTCGGACTGCTGGCAGGAATGGCGAGCGTCGCGGCCGTCTCCTTCGGGCTGCCATCAGTGTCCTTCCTCTGGCACAATCTCGTGGGTGCGGTGGCAGTCGTGGCGGTGGGGTCGCTGTTGTCGATGCGAAAGACATAG
- a CDS encoding 2-oxoglutarate dehydrogenase E1 component, with protein sequence MSSDPITGVYNDAFIAEVFESYRRDPASVEASWRQFFRMAEALGGGGAADVAVPAAPLASYGTADPAFLRKVAGAAALAQAVRQYGHLAVHLDPLGTAPAGAAELSPTFHGIVESDLAEVPAAALGMPGETAADAASRLRDIYSSRLAIELGHLEEEGEREWFRRVLEHDELRLAMTPEEKQATLARLTEVDGLERFIARAWVNMKRFSIEGTDAMVPMLDAAIDESSRRGTQEVVIGMAHRGRVNVLAHILDKPYGTIFNEFDGKHAEHGSSETGDVKYHLGAITAKRFTDGRTVAVMLVPNPSHLEIVNPVLMGVARARVAALGGAEQSVLSIAIHGDAAFPGEGIVAETLNMSKLTGYRVGGTLHIIVNNQVGFTTNPSDSRSTWYASDLAKGFEIPIVHVNADDAEACVAAVRLGIMYRAAFGKDFLIDLVGYRRWGHNEGDEPTYTQPALYARVRQHPTARQVWAKRLVAEGVVSAEQVEELDKQLQDRFDGLLAESRRSVDLDHDEQEPLRPTPSSLPAIETNVRAESLIALNERLLTWPPDFTPHPRLAKQLERRREALGSAGGIDWGHAEALAFGSLVAEGVHVRLTGQDAERGTFTHRHAVLNDVNTGGKYAPLQHIPNATGRFEIYNSPLNELGVLGFEYGFATAEPDALVLWEAQFGDFANMAQPMIDQFIAADRAKWGQDSGVTLLLPHGYEGQGPEHSSARLERFLQLCAEGNMRVAYPSTPAQYFHVLRRQSRIPIKRPLVLMQPKSMLRLAAASSRLEDLVHGRFMPVLDDPQVVSREDVTRLVFCTGKLYYELVAKDHPSHLAVVRVEQLYPWPHEEVSRVVDLYPNIAEIVWAQEEPKNMGAWSYVAPRLRASAGNALIIRYIGRPERASPAEGYASSHAGEQARIVGDVHAAPIIPRRVMAR encoded by the coding sequence ATGTCAAGCGACCCCATCACCGGCGTCTACAACGACGCGTTCATCGCCGAAGTCTTTGAATCCTACCGGCGCGATCCGGCGTCGGTGGAGGCTTCGTGGCGGCAGTTCTTCCGCATGGCGGAGGCCCTCGGCGGGGGCGGAGCGGCGGACGTGGCGGTGCCGGCGGCGCCGCTGGCGTCCTACGGGACGGCGGACCCCGCCTTCCTGCGCAAGGTGGCCGGGGCGGCGGCGCTGGCCCAGGCGGTGCGGCAGTACGGCCACCTGGCCGTGCACCTCGACCCGTTAGGCACCGCGCCGGCGGGGGCCGCCGAGCTGTCGCCGACGTTCCACGGCATCGTCGAGTCCGACCTGGCGGAGGTGCCGGCTGCGGCGCTGGGGATGCCGGGCGAGACGGCGGCCGACGCCGCGTCGCGCCTGCGCGACATCTACTCCTCGCGCCTGGCCATCGAGCTCGGGCATCTCGAGGAAGAGGGGGAGCGCGAGTGGTTCCGCCGCGTCCTCGAGCACGATGAGTTGCGCCTGGCGATGACGCCCGAGGAGAAGCAGGCGACGCTGGCGCGCCTGACCGAGGTGGACGGGCTCGAGCGCTTCATCGCCCGCGCCTGGGTCAACATGAAGCGCTTCAGCATCGAGGGGACCGATGCGATGGTCCCGATGCTCGATGCCGCGATCGACGAGTCGTCGAGGCGCGGGACGCAGGAGGTGGTGATCGGGATGGCGCACCGCGGGCGCGTGAACGTGCTCGCGCACATCCTCGACAAGCCGTACGGAACCATCTTCAACGAGTTCGACGGCAAGCACGCCGAGCACGGGAGCAGCGAAACGGGTGACGTGAAGTACCACCTGGGCGCGATCACGGCGAAGCGGTTCACCGATGGGCGCACCGTCGCGGTGATGCTCGTCCCCAACCCGAGTCACCTCGAGATCGTCAACCCGGTGCTGATGGGGGTGGCGCGCGCGCGCGTCGCGGCGTTAGGCGGCGCCGAGCAGTCGGTCCTGTCCATCGCCATCCACGGCGACGCCGCCTTCCCCGGCGAAGGGATCGTGGCCGAGACGCTCAACATGTCCAAGCTCACCGGCTACCGGGTGGGTGGGACGCTGCACATCATCGTCAACAACCAGGTCGGCTTCACGACCAACCCGTCGGACTCGCGCTCGACGTGGTACGCGAGCGACCTGGCCAAGGGGTTCGAGATCCCCATCGTCCACGTCAACGCCGACGACGCCGAGGCGTGCGTGGCGGCCGTGCGGCTGGGGATCATGTATCGCGCGGCCTTCGGCAAGGACTTCCTGATCGACCTCGTGGGCTACCGTCGCTGGGGGCACAACGAGGGCGACGAGCCGACGTACACGCAGCCGGCGCTCTACGCGCGCGTCCGGCAGCACCCCACGGCACGCCAGGTGTGGGCCAAGCGCCTCGTCGCCGAGGGAGTGGTGTCGGCCGAGCAGGTGGAGGAACTCGATAAGCAGCTGCAAGACCGCTTCGATGGCCTCCTGGCCGAGTCGCGCCGGTCGGTCGACCTCGACCACGACGAGCAGGAGCCGCTGCGCCCCACGCCGTCGTCGCTCCCGGCCATCGAGACGAACGTGCGTGCCGAGTCGCTCATCGCGCTCAACGAGCGGCTGCTCACCTGGCCGCCGGACTTCACGCCGCACCCGCGCCTGGCCAAGCAGCTCGAGCGCCGGCGCGAGGCGTTAGGCTCGGCGGGCGGCATCGACTGGGGGCACGCCGAGGCGCTCGCCTTCGGGTCGCTGGTGGCCGAGGGGGTGCACGTCCGCCTGACGGGGCAGGATGCCGAGCGCGGGACGTTCACGCATCGTCACGCCGTGCTCAACGACGTGAACACCGGTGGGAAGTACGCCCCGCTGCAGCACATTCCCAACGCCACCGGGCGCTTCGAGATCTACAACTCCCCGCTCAACGAGCTCGGGGTACTGGGCTTCGAGTATGGGTTCGCGACCGCGGAGCCCGACGCGCTGGTGCTGTGGGAAGCGCAGTTCGGCGACTTTGCCAACATGGCGCAGCCGATGATCGACCAGTTCATCGCGGCCGACCGTGCCAAGTGGGGACAGGACTCGGGGGTCACCCTCCTCCTGCCGCACGGCTATGAAGGGCAGGGGCCGGAGCACTCCTCGGCGCGCCTCGAGCGGTTCCTGCAGCTCTGTGCCGAGGGGAACATGCGCGTGGCCTATCCGTCGACGCCGGCGCAGTACTTCCACGTGCTGCGGCGCCAGTCGCGCATCCCCATCAAGCGTCCGCTCGTGCTCATGCAGCCCAAGAGCATGTTGCGCCTGGCGGCTGCGTCGTCACGCCTGGAGGACCTCGTGCACGGGCGGTTCATGCCGGTGCTCGACGACCCGCAGGTGGTGAGCCGCGAGGACGTGACGCGCCTCGTCTTCTGCACGGGGAAGTTGTACTACGAGCTGGTGGCCAAGGATCATCCGTCGCACCTGGCGGTGGTGCGCGTGGAGCAGCTCTATCCGTGGCCGCACGAGGAGGTCTCGCGCGTGGTGGACCTGTATCCCAACATCGCCGAGATCGTGTGGGCGCAGGAGGAGCCGAAGAACATGGGGGCGTGGAGCTACGTGGCGCCGCGCCTGCGTGCCTCGGCCGGCAACGCGCTCATCATCCGGTACATCGGTCGCCCCGAGCGGGCCAGCCCGGCGGAGGGATACGCCTCGTCGCACGCGGGCGAGCAGGCGCGCATCGTGGGCGATGTGCACGCGGCGCCGATCATCCCTCGCCGCGTGATGGCGAGGTAG
- a CDS encoding class I SAM-dependent RNA methyltransferase, producing MITGRATPRFSAFAVTAPGLADLAAGELARMGLSVGVVEPAGVPFEGDLRALCLANLQLRTATRVLVRVDEFRAATFHELEKRTARIDWGRWIAPGREVTLRVTCRKSRLYHSGAVAERVAGVLAPLVGRVEVGGAETATAGGDEPNDDGRQLLVVRLLNDRCTLSLDSSGALLHQRGYRLASGKAPLRETLGAALLLASGWAPGTPLVDPFCGSGTLAIEGAMLARRMAPGRGRGFALEHWPDVEPAILARVRDEARERELPSAGAPIVASDRDAGAIDAARANAERAGVASDLTFVVRAVSHLVAPEWRASSEGPADGGERRGAIVTNPPYGVRVGVTGELRNLYARTGAVLRTAFPGWRVAVVSADRRLTGQLGLELRDALKTSNGGIAVSFAVGEVPGLS from the coding sequence GTGATCACGGGACGCGCCACGCCACGGTTTTCCGCTTTTGCCGTCACGGCACCTGGGCTCGCCGACCTCGCTGCCGGCGAGTTGGCGCGGATGGGGCTGTCCGTGGGAGTCGTGGAGCCGGCCGGCGTCCCCTTCGAGGGCGACCTGCGTGCGCTCTGCCTGGCCAACCTGCAGCTGCGCACGGCGACGCGGGTCCTGGTGCGGGTCGACGAGTTTCGTGCGGCGACGTTCCACGAACTCGAGAAGCGGACGGCGCGCATCGACTGGGGGCGCTGGATCGCCCCCGGGCGCGAGGTGACGCTGCGGGTGACGTGTCGCAAGTCGCGGTTGTATCACTCCGGCGCAGTGGCCGAGCGGGTGGCCGGGGTGCTGGCCCCGCTGGTGGGGCGTGTGGAGGTCGGCGGCGCGGAAACGGCGACGGCCGGGGGGGACGAGCCTAACGACGACGGTCGCCAGCTGCTGGTGGTGCGCCTCCTCAACGATCGCTGCACGCTCTCGCTCGACAGCTCCGGCGCGCTCCTGCACCAGCGCGGCTACCGGCTGGCGTCGGGAAAGGCGCCGCTCCGCGAGACGTTAGGCGCCGCGCTCCTCCTGGCGTCGGGATGGGCGCCCGGGACACCGCTCGTCGACCCGTTCTGCGGATCGGGGACGCTGGCCATCGAGGGGGCCATGCTGGCCCGTCGCATGGCGCCGGGGCGCGGGCGGGGCTTCGCGCTCGAGCACTGGCCTGACGTGGAGCCGGCGATCCTGGCGCGGGTGCGAGACGAGGCGCGTGAGCGCGAACTCCCGTCGGCGGGCGCGCCGATCGTCGCCTCCGATCGGGACGCCGGCGCCATCGATGCGGCCCGCGCCAACGCCGAGCGTGCCGGGGTGGCCAGCGACCTGACGTTCGTGGTGCGTGCCGTCTCGCACCTCGTCGCTCCGGAGTGGCGTGCGTCGAGCGAGGGCCCGGCCGATGGAGGGGAGCGTCGCGGGGCGATCGTGACGAACCCCCCATATGGGGTGCGCGTCGGCGTCACTGGAGAGCTGCGCAACCTCTACGCCCGGACAGGCGCCGTGCTGCGGACCGCGTTCCCGGGCTGGCGTGTCGCGGTGGTCTCGGCGGACCGCCGCCTCACGGGGCAGTTGGGGCTCGAGCTCCGCGATGCGCTGAAGACCAGTAATGGGGGGATCGCCGTCTCGTTCGCCGTGGGCGAGGTCCCCGGGTTGTCATAG
- a CDS encoding serine/threonine-protein kinase encodes MNESTGERGRLPGNGTVQTPLETTGGGAARPSGELEALLRRVLVDRYEVDRLIGRGGMATVYRARDLRHSRWVALKVLDRELGALLGAERFLAEIRVTANLQHPNILPLFDSGEVDGILFYVTPYIEGESLRVRLERERQLPVEEAVRLAIGVASALQHAHKQGVIHRDLKPDNILLQEGQPLLADFGIALAVSNAGGARVTQTGLSLGTPQYMSPEQATADRVVDARSDLYSLAAVLYEMLTGEPPHTGSTAQAIIARVVTERPRAVRLARESVPPHVAAAVERALAKIPADRFASVQEFAEALQGRGAFAHAVPAGAPRDAAPATVRWRDPLVLALGALALVATVTAASLYRARPVEAVHTPVRFTLDFPVGEGPVDGFGATFAISPNGRQIVYAGRRGNEAVLYLRAMDQLDPQPIAGTEGAMHAAFSEDGRWLAFTTRTELRKIPIAGGTASTLASNLRMVLGLTWVHSDRVVLSMGGALYSVPATGGTPAPLFASTATTGVTRGWPRALGNDIIAYAEWGRDSLESAHLVVGNVSTGVSTPLTIAGGFPIGMIEGELIYGASSGRLMAVPLNEGMTAVAGEAAPVLDGVMSGPANAVRATLSSSGTLLYLRGSRDREIVEVGMGGEVTPIGLRAGAYSHPRLSPDGRHLAAVVTGAAGEELRVYDLAGGSATILANAPRFFSPSWTRDGGALVYSTGGRDSVVIWRRPADASAPATRITARRGMLGAGVVSPDGRWVVFGRPPTSAATTGGVYYAATSGDTTATQLMASNGAPIAVRFSSDGQRIAYASDESGQMQVYVRDFPGPGGAVQISTDGGTQPVWSGDGSRLYYRNGNAVLEATLAPGRSVVVRSRTVVAADGPGIGNLSDLEAATAGTRVIAMREAGSGPSVVVVHDWWGELRRQLRIQRTR; translated from the coding sequence GTGAACGAATCGACAGGAGAGCGCGGGCGGTTGCCCGGCAACGGAACGGTGCAGACGCCGCTGGAGACGACCGGTGGTGGTGCGGCACGTCCGTCGGGGGAACTCGAGGCGCTGCTGCGTCGCGTGCTGGTGGATCGCTACGAAGTCGATCGCCTCATCGGGCGCGGCGGCATGGCGACGGTGTATCGCGCCCGTGACCTTCGGCACTCGCGCTGGGTGGCGCTCAAGGTGCTGGACCGCGAGCTGGGGGCATTGCTCGGCGCCGAGCGATTCCTCGCCGAGATTCGGGTCACCGCCAACCTGCAGCATCCCAACATTCTCCCGCTGTTCGACAGCGGCGAGGTCGATGGGATCCTGTTCTACGTCACGCCGTATATCGAAGGGGAGTCGTTGCGCGTGCGCCTGGAGCGCGAGCGCCAGCTGCCGGTGGAGGAGGCGGTGCGGCTGGCGATCGGGGTGGCCAGTGCCCTGCAGCACGCCCACAAGCAAGGGGTCATTCATCGTGACCTCAAGCCCGACAACATCCTGCTTCAGGAAGGGCAGCCCCTGCTGGCCGACTTCGGCATCGCGCTCGCCGTCTCCAATGCGGGCGGGGCGCGCGTCACGCAGACGGGGCTCTCGTTAGGTACGCCGCAGTACATGTCGCCCGAGCAGGCGACCGCCGATCGTGTGGTCGACGCGCGCTCCGACCTGTATTCGCTGGCCGCCGTGCTGTACGAGATGCTCACGGGTGAGCCGCCGCATACGGGGAGTACGGCGCAGGCGATCATCGCACGCGTCGTGACGGAGCGCCCGCGAGCGGTGCGCCTCGCGCGGGAGAGCGTCCCCCCGCACGTGGCGGCCGCGGTCGAGCGCGCCCTGGCCAAGATCCCCGCCGACCGATTCGCCTCGGTGCAGGAGTTCGCGGAGGCGCTCCAGGGGCGCGGGGCGTTCGCCCATGCGGTCCCCGCAGGGGCGCCGCGCGATGCGGCCCCGGCGACCGTGCGCTGGCGCGATCCGCTGGTGTTGGCGTTAGGCGCCCTGGCGCTGGTCGCCACCGTGACCGCGGCCTCGCTCTACCGCGCGCGCCCCGTGGAGGCGGTGCACACGCCGGTGCGCTTCACCCTCGACTTCCCCGTGGGCGAGGGGCCGGTCGACGGCTTCGGTGCGACCTTCGCCATCTCCCCCAACGGGCGGCAGATCGTCTATGCCGGGCGTCGGGGGAACGAGGCGGTGCTCTACCTGCGTGCGATGGACCAACTCGACCCGCAGCCGATCGCCGGGACCGAGGGGGCGATGCACGCCGCCTTCTCCGAGGATGGGCGCTGGTTGGCCTTCACGACGCGGACCGAGCTGCGCAAGATCCCGATCGCCGGCGGCACCGCGTCGACGCTTGCCAGCAACCTGCGCATGGTGCTCGGCCTGACCTGGGTTCACTCCGACCGTGTCGTGCTGTCGATGGGGGGGGCGCTCTATTCGGTTCCGGCGACCGGGGGGACGCCGGCGCCGCTCTTTGCCTCGACGGCGACGACCGGGGTCACGCGCGGGTGGCCGCGCGCGTTAGGCAATGACATCATCGCCTACGCCGAGTGGGGGCGCGACTCGCTGGAGAGCGCGCATCTCGTCGTGGGGAACGTGTCGACCGGCGTGTCGACGCCGCTCACGATCGCCGGGGGCTTCCCGATCGGGATGATCGAAGGAGAGCTGATCTACGGTGCCTCGTCGGGGCGACTGATGGCCGTGCCGCTCAACGAGGGGATGACCGCGGTGGCGGGAGAGGCCGCCCCCGTGCTCGACGGCGTGATGAGCGGCCCGGCCAACGCGGTGCGGGCGACGCTCTCCTCGAGCGGCACGCTGTTGTACCTGCGCGGCTCGCGCGATCGCGAGATTGTCGAAGTCGGCATGGGCGGGGAGGTCACCCCGATTGGGCTACGGGCCGGTGCGTACAGCCACCCGCGCCTGTCGCCCGACGGACGCCATCTCGCGGCGGTGGTGACGGGGGCGGCGGGAGAGGAACTGCGCGTGTACGACCTTGCCGGCGGATCGGCGACGATCCTGGCGAACGCGCCGCGCTTCTTCTCGCCGTCGTGGACGCGGGACGGTGGTGCGCTGGTGTACTCCACTGGGGGACGCGATTCGGTCGTGATCTGGCGACGTCCCGCCGATGCGAGCGCTCCCGCGACGCGCATCACCGCCCGACGCGGCATGCTCGGCGCGGGTGTCGTCTCCCCAGACGGGCGCTGGGTCGTCTTCGGCCGTCCGCCGACGAGCGCGGCGACGACCGGCGGGGTGTACTACGCCGCGACCAGTGGCGACACGACCGCGACGCAACTGATGGCCAGCAACGGCGCGCCCATCGCGGTGCGCTTCTCGTCGGATGGCCAGCGTATCGCGTATGCGTCGGACGAGAGCGGTCAGATGCAGGTGTATGTGCGCGATTTTCCGGGGCCTGGGGGGGCGGTGCAGATCTCGACCGATGGCGGGACGCAGCCGGTGTGGTCGGGGGACGGGTCGCGCCTGTACTATCGCAACGGCAACGCGGTGTTGGAGGCGACGCTCGCCCCGGGGCGCAGCGTGGTCGTGCGGTCGCGCACCGTGGTGGCGGCGGATGGTCCGGGGATCGGCAATCTCTCGGACCTCGAGGCCGCGACGGCCGGGACGCGCGTGATCGCGATGCGTGAGGCCGGGAGCGGCCCCTCGGTCGTGGTGGTGCACGATTGGTGGGGCGAACTGCGGCGCCAGCTTCGCATCCAGCGCACGAGGTAG
- a CDS encoding NAD-dependent epimerase/dehydratase family protein, with product MSSNRREFLRTTAIAGGALGLGLGRPSPVGAQPSTEPAPNSGATATRAPRPLRILILGGTGFIGPHQVRYAQERGHTVTLFNRGKTNPGLFPNVEKLQGDRAVGDYSALKGREWDVVIDNPTTLPRWVRQAAEVLKGHAKQFVFVSTISVYDKNDTPGADETAAVGTTTEPESEDARRLYGPLKALAEGEARKAFGERATIIRPGLIVGPGDLSDRFTYWPVRLQRGGEVMAPGTPSDPSQIIDARDLSEFIIRCCENETYGTLNCTGPRSPLTIAEMLGGIRAAMVTDAYLTFVPADFLAEHKVRPWSDMPVWIPPMGETAGFMKRSIDRALKAGLTFRPLADTVRDTLEFYHQQSPERQAQLRAGMDPAREKEVLALWHARKTS from the coding sequence ATGTCCTCCAATCGTCGTGAGTTCCTGCGTACCACCGCGATCGCTGGGGGGGCTCTCGGGCTCGGCCTCGGCCGTCCCTCGCCGGTGGGGGCGCAGCCCTCGACGGAGCCCGCGCCGAACTCCGGGGCGACCGCCACCCGCGCCCCGCGCCCGCTGCGCATCCTCATCCTAGGAGGGACCGGCTTCATCGGCCCTCATCAGGTGCGGTATGCCCAGGAGCGTGGCCACACCGTGACCCTCTTCAACCGCGGCAAGACCAACCCGGGGCTCTTCCCCAACGTCGAGAAGCTGCAAGGCGACCGGGCCGTGGGCGACTACTCGGCGCTCAAGGGACGCGAATGGGACGTGGTGATCGACAATCCCACCACGCTCCCCCGATGGGTGCGGCAGGCCGCCGAGGTGCTGAAGGGACACGCCAAGCAGTTCGTCTTCGTCTCGACGATCTCCGTCTACGACAAGAACGACACCCCGGGGGCCGATGAAACGGCGGCGGTCGGAACGACGACGGAACCGGAGAGCGAGGATGCGCGCCGACTCTACGGACCGCTCAAGGCGCTGGCGGAGGGCGAGGCCCGCAAGGCCTTCGGCGAACGCGCCACGATCATCCGCCCCGGACTCATCGTGGGCCCCGGCGACCTCTCCGATCGCTTCACCTACTGGCCGGTGCGGCTGCAACGCGGGGGCGAGGTCATGGCCCCGGGCACACCGAGCGACCCGTCGCAGATCATCGATGCGCGCGACCTGTCGGAGTTCATCATTCGGTGCTGCGAGAACGAGACGTACGGCACGCTCAACTGCACCGGGCCGCGCTCGCCGCTCACGATTGCCGAGATGCTGGGCGGGATCCGCGCGGCGATGGTCACCGACGCGTACCTGACGTTTGTCCCCGCCGACTTCCTCGCCGAGCACAAGGTGCGTCCGTGGAGCGACATGCCGGTCTGGATCCCGCCGATGGGTGAGACCGCCGGCTTCATGAAGCGCAGCATCGACCGCGCACTCAAGGCGGGGCTCACCTTCCGCCCGCTCGCCGATACCGTGCGCGACACGCTGGAGTTCTACCACCAGCAGTCGCCCGAGCGGCAGGCGCAGCTCCGCGCGGGGATGGACCCGGCGCGCGAGAAGGAAGTGCTCGCGCTGTGGCACGCCCGCAAGACGTCCTGA
- a CDS encoding TerB family tellurite resistance protein, with amino-acid sequence MLFDAIKSLLGASRPGTPNAGPTSADDEGEAARPVDQVHLAACVLLLDVAYADGTFTDDERAHLEATMGRHFALSNEEVQLLIATAERERAQAIDHFRYTHVLQQQFDIGQKMVLAEVMWGLVLADGSVDEHEHYLTRKISNLLELEPGYLSTAKARASEGQQGGRRDGGQTA; translated from the coding sequence ATGTTGTTCGACGCCATCAAGTCGCTGCTCGGCGCCTCGCGCCCCGGGACACCGAATGCCGGCCCCACCTCCGCGGATGACGAGGGAGAAGCGGCGCGCCCGGTCGACCAGGTGCACCTGGCGGCCTGCGTCCTCCTGCTCGACGTGGCCTACGCCGACGGCACCTTCACCGACGACGAGCGCGCCCACCTGGAGGCGACGATGGGCCGGCACTTCGCGCTCTCCAACGAGGAAGTGCAACTGCTCATTGCCACGGCCGAGCGCGAACGGGCGCAAGCCATCGATCATTTCCGCTACACGCATGTCCTGCAGCAGCAGTTCGACATTGGGCAGAAGATGGTGCTCGCCGAGGTGATGTGGGGGCTGGTGCTCGCCGACGGCTCGGTGGACGAGCACGAGCACTACCTCACGCGAAAGATCTCGAACCTGCTCGAGCTCGAGCCGGGGTACCTGTCGACGGCGAAGGCGAGGGCGTCGGAAGGGCAGCAGGGGGGACGACGGGACGGCGGGCAAACGGCGTAA
- a CDS encoding PadR family transcriptional regulator, which translates to MASDADLLRSTLDLLVLKSLTWGPRHGYGVAEWVHQSTGGHLLIEEGTLYPALHRLEARGWIEPEWGVSENNRRAKFYRLAPKGRSALRAEVSTWERYVAAVARALAQTTPVPA; encoded by the coding sequence ATGGCTTCCGACGCCGACCTCCTGCGCAGCACCCTCGACCTGCTCGTCCTGAAGTCGCTCACCTGGGGGCCGCGCCACGGGTATGGCGTGGCCGAGTGGGTACACCAGTCGACGGGCGGGCACCTGCTCATCGAAGAAGGAACGCTCTACCCTGCCCTTCACCGCCTCGAGGCGCGCGGGTGGATCGAGCCGGAGTGGGGTGTCTCGGAGAACAACCGCCGCGCCAAGTTTTACCGGCTGGCCCCCAAGGGGCGCAGCGCGCTGCGTGCCGAGGTGAGCACGTGGGAGCGCTATGTGGCTGCGGTGGCGCGCGCGCTCGCCCAGACGACGCCGGTGCCCGCCTGA